One genomic window of Myxococcus guangdongensis includes the following:
- a CDS encoding aminotransferase class I/II-fold pyridoxal phosphate-dependent enzyme translates to MELKNRYRNTESMIGHGNPSFTSAKEAGLLDLSVHNTGRGTLSLPDGREFINMCSCSYLGLDSHPDVLQGAIDVLQRERTLCMSISRLRIRLADLDALEEELSHRWRAKTIVTNSASSASAGLLPLIASGHLLPDGQKPILVFDKSAHFSMNLIKPICADETHVITAPHNDLDFLEDLCRKHARVAYVADGFYSMGGVAIVKELFHLQDKYGLFLYFDDSHSLSLYGASGEGYVRATMGGEVNSRTIIIGSLGKGFGTAGGAVMLGPQQHADLVGRFAGPLGWSQSLSIPAIGASLASARLHGGADLAERQRALRAHVRFFDERVPTRTTGEDFPIKIIDVGPEPLAVERSRRLMAAGFYSSAVFFPIVPKGRAGLRIMLRSNLSTEDLQRLCDAVLELAAPGTSEPLAS, encoded by the coding sequence ATGGAACTCAAGAATCGCTATCGCAACACGGAGTCGATGATCGGCCACGGCAATCCGTCGTTCACGTCGGCGAAGGAAGCGGGGTTGCTGGACCTGTCCGTGCACAACACCGGACGCGGCACGCTGTCACTGCCGGATGGGCGTGAGTTCATCAACATGTGCTCGTGCTCGTACCTGGGGCTGGACTCGCATCCGGACGTGCTCCAGGGCGCCATCGACGTGCTCCAGCGCGAGCGCACCCTGTGCATGTCCATCTCCCGGCTGCGAATCCGACTGGCGGACCTGGACGCGCTCGAGGAGGAGCTGTCCCACCGCTGGCGCGCGAAGACCATCGTCACCAACTCCGCCAGCTCCGCCAGCGCGGGCCTGCTGCCCCTCATCGCGTCCGGCCACCTGCTGCCCGACGGCCAGAAGCCCATCCTCGTCTTCGACAAGTCCGCGCACTTCTCGATGAACCTCATCAAGCCCATCTGCGCGGACGAGACCCACGTCATCACCGCGCCGCACAATGACCTGGACTTCCTGGAGGACCTCTGTCGCAAGCACGCGCGCGTCGCGTACGTGGCGGACGGCTTCTACTCGATGGGCGGCGTGGCCATCGTGAAGGAGCTGTTCCACCTCCAGGACAAGTACGGGCTGTTCCTCTACTTCGACGACTCGCACTCGCTCTCCCTCTACGGCGCGTCGGGCGAGGGCTACGTGCGCGCGACGATGGGCGGCGAGGTCAACTCGCGCACCATCATCATCGGATCGCTGGGCAAGGGCTTCGGCACGGCGGGGGGCGCCGTCATGCTGGGGCCGCAGCAGCACGCGGACCTGGTGGGCCGCTTCGCGGGTCCCCTCGGCTGGTCGCAGAGCCTGTCGATTCCGGCCATCGGCGCGAGCCTGGCCTCGGCGCGGCTGCACGGCGGCGCGGACCTGGCCGAGCGACAGCGCGCCCTGCGGGCCCACGTGCGCTTCTTCGACGAACGCGTCCCCACGCGGACCACGGGCGAGGACTTCCCCATCAAGATCATCGACGTGGGGCCGGAGCCCCTGGCGGTGGAGCGCTCGCGGCGACTGATGGCCGCGGGCTTCTACTCCTCCGCGGTGTTCTTCCCCATCGTCCCCAAGGGGCGGGCGGGGCTGCGCATCATGCTGCGCTCCAACCTGTCCACCGAGGACCTCCAGCGCCTGTGTGACGCCGTGCTGGAGCTGGCGGCGCCAGGGACCTCGGAGCCACTCGCATCATGA